A window from Cryptomeria japonica chromosome 1, Sugi_1.0, whole genome shotgun sequence encodes these proteins:
- the LOC131858058 gene encoding uncharacterized protein LOC131858058: MGSLENHTVTQAEGMTLLWGLKFATAIGIRQLEIEGDSKVIVEVFSGRSVAGWKVESILRDARMFLANLDCFTIHHIFKEGNVAANSLVVVGRLQDGLRCWRNIGLLPMTTKEILEKEKTKS; encoded by the coding sequence ATGGGTAGCCTGGAGAATCATACTGTCACTCAAGCTGAGGGAATGACTCTCCTATGGGGCCTGAAGTTTGCCACTGCTATAGGTATcagacaactagaaattgaaggtgattctaaagtAATTGTGGAAGTTTTCAGTGGTAGATCTGTAGCGGGTTGGAAAGTGGAATCTATTTTGAGGGATGCAAGAATGTTTCTGGCTAACCTTGACTGTTTCACTATCCACCACATTTTCAAAGAAGGGAATGTGGCTGCTAACTCTTTGGTTGTTGTTGGAAGGTTGCAAGATGGCTTACGATGTTGGAGGAACATTGGTTTGCTACCAATGACCACCAAGGAGATCTTGGAGAAAGAAAAAACTAAGTCTTAA